Proteins co-encoded in one Puntigrus tetrazona isolate hp1 chromosome 20, ASM1883169v1, whole genome shotgun sequence genomic window:
- the serinc1 gene encoding serine incorporator 1, translating into MGAVLGLCSMASWIPCLCGSAPCLLCRCCPSGNNSTVTRLIYAFFMLLGVGIACIMLMPGMEGHLKKIPGFCEGGMGSSIPGVEGHVNCDVLVGYKAVYRVCFGMAMFFLLFSLIMVKVKSSQDPRAAVHNGFWFFKFAAATAITVGAFFIPEGPFTTVWFYIGMSGAFCFILIQLVLLIDFAHSWNESWVEKMEEGNSRCWYAALLSATAVNYALSLVSLVLFYVYYTHSDGCTENKVFISINMLLCVGASVMSILPKIQESQPRSGLLQSSIVTLYTMYLTWSAMTNEPDRRCNPSLLGIIGLNSTTPAGQDRVVQWWDAQGIVGLILFLMCVLYSSIRNSSNAQVNKLTLTSDESALIEDGPAPENFEVGDDSNRAVDNEKDGVTYSYSFFHFMLFLASLYIMMTLTNWYSPDSNYETMTSRWPSVWVKITSSWICISLYVWTLMAPLVLTNRDFD; encoded by the exons ATGGGGGCCGTTCTCGGGCTTTGTTCCATGGCCAGTTGG ATCCCTTGCCTTTGCGGCAGCGCTCCCTGCCTGCTGTGCAGATGCTGCCCGAGCGGAAACAACTCCACGGTCACTCGGCTGATCTACGCCTTCTTCATGCTGCTGGGGGTGGGCATCGCCTGCATCATGCTCATGCCGGGCATGGAGGGGCACCTGAAGAAG ATTCCGGGCTTTTGTGAAGGAGGGATGGGCTCGTCCATCCCGGGAGTGGAGGGTCACGTGAACTGCGACGTGCTGGTGGGCTATAAGGCCGTGTATCGCGTGTGCTTCGGGATGGCCATGTTTTTCCTGCTTTTCTCTCTCATCATGGTAAAGGTCAAGAGCAGCCAGGATCCGAGAGCCGCTGTGCATAACGG GTTTTGGTTTTTCAAGTTCGCGGCTGCCACTGCTATTACAGTCGGGGCTTTCTTCATTCCCGAAGGCCCTTTTACTACGg TCTGGTTTTACATAGGCATGTCTGGAGCGTTTTGTTTCATCCTCATCCAGCTGGTGCTCTTGATCGACTTTGCTCATTCTTGGAACGAGTCCTGGGTGGAGAAAATGGAGGAGGGAAACTCTCGCTGCTGGTATGCAG CTCTTCTGTCTGCGACGGCCGTCAACTACGCTCTGTCACTGGTGTCTCTGGTCTTGTTCTACGTGTATTACACTCACTCTGATGGCTGCACTGAGAACAAAGTCTTCATCAGCATCAACATGCTGCTGTGCGTTGGTGCGTCCGTCATGTCCATCTTACCTAAAATCCAG GAGTCTCAGCCCAGGTCTGGTCTCTTGCAGTCCTCCATTGTTACTCTGTACACGATGTATCTGACCTGGTCTGCCATGACCAACGAGCCCG ACCGCAGATGCAACCCCAGCTTGCTCGGCATCATCGGCCTCAACAGCACCACCCCTGCCGGCCAGGACCGCGTCGTTCAATGGTGGGATGCCCAGGGCATTGTGGGATTGATCTTGTTCCTGATGTGTGTGCTGTACTCCAG catCCGCAACTCCAGCAACGCCCAAGTGAACAAACTGACCCTCACCAGCGACGAGTCTGCCCTCATCGAGGACGGCCCCGCTCCAGAGAACTTCGAAGTGGGCGACGACTCCAACCGCGCCGTTGACAACGAGAAGGATGGAGTCACCTACAGCTACTCTTTCTTCCACTTCATGCTCTTTTTGGCCTCCCTGTATATCATGATGACGCTGACAAACTGGTACAG CCCTGACTCCAACTATGAGACGATGACCAGCAGGTGGCCCTCTGTGTGGGTGAAGATCACCTCCAGCTGGATCTGCATCTCTCTGTACGTGTGGACCCTGATGGCTCCACTGGTCCTCACCAACCGTGACTTCGACTGA
- the hsf2 gene encoding heat shock factor protein 2, which produces MKHNSNVPAFLTKLWTLVEDSDTNEFICWSQEGNSFLVLDEQRFAKEILPKFFKHNNMASFVRQLNMYGFRKVMHIDTGVVKQERDGPVEFQHPYFKHGQDDLLENIKRKVSNARPEESKIKQEDLSKILTSVQNVHEQQENMDARLATLKRENESLWTELSDLRQKHAQQQQVIKELVQFIFTLVQNNRLLNLKRKRPLTLNSNGKKSKFIHQIFEEPMEHSKPAVNGLNGLKSTSDISEDVVICDITDEDAELTDGVPIAADQGDGEILEVACESSSTVRNDGTSGSVTHSTAPQEAMPKSVSDVSSSALQLNKPSALSSEDPVKLMDSILRENGAISQNINLLGKVELMDYLDSIDCSLEDFQAMLYGKQFSIDPDIIQEAVSETKDNASKGRPESVNTDKRLIQYTTCPLLAFLDGCAPLAPPDSPTESPEEPADLLAEAEPPRSSLIRLEPLTEAEASETTLFYLCELNSDLHGADTPQLDI; this is translated from the exons ATGAAACACAACTCCAACGTTCCCGCGTTTCTCACCAAGCTGTGGACCCTTGTCGAGGATTCGGAtacaaatgaatttatttgCTGGAGCCAG gaaGGAAACAGTTTCCTTGTACTTGATGAACAAAGGTTTGCGAAAGAGATTCTCCCAAAGTTTTTCAAGCACAACAACATGGCCAGTTTTGTCCGACAGCTCAACATGT ATGGTTTCCGCAAAGTGATGCACATCGACACAGGCGTAGTGAAACAAGAGCGCGATGGACCAGTTGAATTCCAGCATCCGTATTTCAAACATGGCCAAGATGATTTGTTAGAGAATATCAAAAGAAAG GTGTCCAATGCACGGCCTGAGGAGAGCAAAATTAAGCAAGAAGATCTTTCCAAAATTCTGACCAGTGTTCAGAATGTGCATGAGCAGCAAGAAAACATGGATGCTAGACTAGCTACACTGAAAAG AGAGAATGAAAGTCTTTGGACAGAGCTGTCAGACCTCAGACAGAAGCATgcacagcagcagcaggtcATAAAGGAG CTGGTGCAGTTCATCTTCACATTGGTTCAGAATAATCGTTTGTTGAATTTAAAACGCAAAAG GCCGCTTACACTGAACAGCAACGGAAAGAAGTCGAAATTCATTCACCAGATCTTTGAAGAACCGATGGAACACAGCAAA CCTGCAGTGAATGGACTCAATGGATTGAAGAGCACTTCCGACATTTCTGAAGATGTCGTTATCTGTGACATCACAGATGAAGATGCAGAATTGACGGATGGCGTACCGATAGCAGCCGACCAAGG AGATGGCGAAATTCTAGAGGTTGCTTGTGAAAGCAGCTCGACGGTAAGAAACGACGGCACAAGCGGAAGCGTAACGCATTCGACCGCTCCGCAAGAAGCAATGCCCAAAAGCGTCTCTGACGTTTCGTCAAGCGCCCTGCAGCTGAACAAACCCTCAGCTCTAAGTTCAGAGGATCCCGTGAAGCTCATGGACTCCATTCTCAGGGAAAATGGAGccatttcacaaaatataaaccttCTTGGCAA AGTTGAGCTGATGGACTATCTGGACAGCATCGACTGCAGTCTGGAAGACTTCCAGGCCATGCTGTATGGAAAACAGTTCAGCATTGACCCAGATATCATACAG GAAGCCGTCTCTGAAACGAAGGATAACGCCAGCAAAGGGAGGCCCGAGTCTGTCAACACCG ATAAGCGGCTCATCCAGTACACCAcctgccctctgctggctttCCTGGATGGATGCGCCCCTCTGGCCCCACCGGATTCTCCGACCGAGAGCCCCGAGGAACCCGCAGACCTGCTGGCCGAGGCCGAGCCCCCTCGCAGCTCTCTCATCCGCCTGGAGCCGCTCACGGAGGCCGAGGCGAGCGAGACCACGCTCTTCTATCTGTGCGAACTGAACTCTGACCTGCACGGCGCCGACACGCCGCAGCTCGATATCTGA